One Streptomyces sp. R28 DNA window includes the following coding sequences:
- a CDS encoding VWA domain-containing protein, translating into MTSGSMDTGGDRERLRRWRMVLGGDDADGTGYTLSGRDAAMDGALGALYGKGGKKAQSGKDRSAGLGASAPSVARWLGDIRRYFPSSVVQVMQRDAIDRLGLNALLLEPEMLEAVEADVHLVGTLLSLNKAMPETTKETARAVVRKVVEDLEKRLASRTRATLTGALDRSARINRPRHHDIDWNRTIAANLKHYLPEYRTVVPERLIGYGRASQSVKKEVVLCIDQSGSMAASVVYASVFGAVLASMRSISTRLVVFDTSVVDLTDQLDDPVDVLFGTQLGGGTDINRALAYCQSQITRPAETVVVLISDLYEGGIRNEMLKRVAAMKASGVQFVTLLALSDEGAPAYDREHAAALAALGAPAFACTPDLFPDVMAAAIEKRPIPVPDTV; encoded by the coding sequence ATGACGTCCGGGTCGATGGACACCGGCGGCGACCGGGAGCGGCTGCGGCGGTGGCGGATGGTGCTGGGCGGGGACGACGCCGACGGCACCGGGTACACGCTCTCCGGGCGGGACGCCGCGATGGACGGGGCGCTGGGCGCCCTCTACGGCAAGGGGGGCAAGAAGGCACAGTCGGGGAAGGACCGTTCGGCGGGGCTCGGGGCGTCGGCGCCGTCCGTGGCGCGATGGCTCGGGGACATCCGGAGGTACTTCCCGTCGTCCGTCGTCCAGGTCATGCAGCGGGACGCCATCGACCGGCTCGGGCTGAACGCCCTGCTGCTGGAGCCGGAGATGCTGGAGGCGGTGGAGGCGGACGTGCACCTCGTCGGCACGCTTCTCTCGCTCAACAAGGCGATGCCGGAGACCACGAAGGAGACAGCGAGGGCCGTCGTGCGCAAGGTCGTCGAGGACCTGGAGAAGCGGCTCGCCAGCCGCACCCGGGCCACCCTCACCGGTGCCCTCGACCGCAGTGCGCGTATCAACCGGCCACGCCACCACGACATCGACTGGAACCGCACCATCGCGGCCAACCTCAAGCACTACCTGCCGGAATACCGGACGGTCGTGCCGGAGCGGCTCATCGGGTACGGGCGGGCGTCGCAGTCTGTGAAGAAGGAGGTCGTCCTCTGCATCGACCAGTCCGGGTCGATGGCGGCGTCCGTGGTGTACGCCTCCGTGTTCGGGGCCGTGCTGGCGTCCATGCGGTCCATCAGCACGCGTCTCGTCGTCTTCGACACATCCGTCGTCGACCTCACCGACCAGCTCGACGACCCGGTCGACGTCCTGTTCGGCACTCAGCTGGGCGGCGGCACGGACATCAACCGGGCGCTCGCGTACTGCCAGTCGCAGATCACCCGGCCCGCGGAGACGGTGGTCGTGCTGATCAGCGACCTGTACGAGGGAGGCATACGGAACGAGATGCTCAAGCGGGTCGCCGCGATGAAGGCGTCCGGGGTGCAGTTCGTCACGTTGCTGGCGCTGTCGGACGAGGGGGCGCCCGCCTACGACCGGGAGCATGCTGCCGCGCTCGCGGCGTTGGGCGCACCGGCCTTCGCCTGTACGCCCGACCTGTTCCCGGACGTGATGGCGGCGGCCATCGAGAAGCGGCCGATTCCGGTGCCGGACACGGTGTGA
- the sucC gene encoding ADP-forming succinate--CoA ligase subunit beta: MDLFEYQARDLFAKHDVPVLAGEVIDTPEAARAATERLGGKSVVKAQVKVGGRGKAGGVKLAANADEAVARATDILGMDIKGHTVHKVMIAETAPEILEEYYVSFLLDRANRTFLSIASVEGGMEIEEVAATRPEAVAKIAIDAIDGVDEAKAREIVEAAKFPAEVADKVAGVLITLWDTFIKSDALLVEVNPLAKVASGDVIALDGKVSLDENAEFRHPEYEELHDKDAANPLEAAAKAKGLNYVKLEGEVGIIGNGAGLVMSTLDVVAYAGENHGNVKPANFLDIGGGASAQVMANGLEIILGDPDVKSVFVNVFGGITACDEVANGIVQALKLLEDRGEEVTKPLVVRLDGNNAELGRQILTDANHPLVQRVDTMDGAADKAAELAHAAK; the protein is encoded by the coding sequence GTGGACCTGTTCGAGTACCAGGCGAGGGACCTCTTCGCCAAGCACGATGTACCGGTGCTGGCCGGTGAAGTCATCGACACGCCTGAGGCGGCCCGCGCAGCCACTGAGCGTCTCGGTGGCAAGTCCGTCGTCAAGGCCCAGGTGAAGGTCGGCGGCCGTGGCAAGGCCGGTGGCGTCAAGCTCGCCGCGAACGCGGACGAGGCCGTCGCCCGCGCGACGGACATCCTCGGCATGGACATCAAGGGCCACACGGTCCACAAGGTGATGATCGCCGAGACGGCCCCGGAGATCCTGGAGGAGTACTACGTCTCCTTCCTCCTCGACCGTGCCAACCGCACCTTCCTCTCCATCGCCTCCGTCGAGGGCGGCATGGAGATCGAGGAGGTGGCGGCCACCCGTCCGGAGGCCGTCGCCAAGATCGCGATCGACGCCATCGACGGCGTGGACGAGGCCAAGGCCCGCGAGATCGTCGAGGCCGCCAAGTTCCCGGCCGAGGTCGCGGACAAGGTCGCAGGCGTCCTGATCACGCTGTGGGACACCTTCATCAAGTCGGACGCCCTCCTCGTCGAGGTCAACCCGCTCGCGAAGGTCGCCTCCGGTGACGTCATCGCCCTCGACGGCAAGGTGTCGCTCGACGAGAACGCCGAGTTCCGCCACCCCGAGTACGAGGAGCTCCACGACAAGGACGCGGCCAACCCGCTCGAGGCCGCCGCCAAGGCGAAGGGCCTCAACTACGTCAAGCTCGAGGGCGAGGTCGGCATCATCGGCAACGGCGCGGGGCTCGTCATGAGCACCCTGGACGTCGTCGCGTACGCCGGTGAGAACCACGGCAACGTCAAGCCGGCCAACTTCCTGGACATCGGCGGTGGCGCCTCCGCCCAGGTCATGGCCAACGGTCTGGAGATCATCCTCGGCGACCCGGACGTCAAGTCCGTCTTCGTCAACGTCTTCGGTGGCATCACCGCCTGTGACGAGGTCGCCAACGGCATCGTCCAGGCCCTGAAGCTCCTCGAGGACCGCGGCGAAGAGGTCACCAAGCCGCTCGTCGTCCGCCTCGACGGCAACAACGCCGAGCTCGGCCGACAGATCCTCACCGACGCCAACCACCCGCTGGTCCAGCGCGTCGACACCATGGACGGCGCCGCCGACAAGGCCGCCGAACTGGCCCACGCCGCCAAGTAA
- the sucD gene encoding succinate--CoA ligase subunit alpha, whose protein sequence is MAIWLNKDSKVIVQGMTGSTGMKHTKLMLGDGTEVVGGVNPRKAGTSVDFDGTEVPVFGTVKEAIEKTGANVSVIFVPEKFTKDAVVEAIDAEIPLAVVITEGIAVHDTAAFWAYAGKKGNKTRIIGPNCPGIITPGQSNVGIIPGDITKPGRIGLVSKSGTLTYQMMYELRDIGFSTAVGIGGDPIIGTTHIDALAAFEADPDTDLIVMIGEIGGDAEERAADFIAKNVTKPVVGYVAGFTAPEGKTMGHAGAIVSGSSGTAQAKKEALEAAGVKVGKTPTETAKLAREILGG, encoded by the coding sequence ATGGCTATCTGGCTCAACAAGGACAGCAAGGTCATCGTCCAGGGCATGACCGGCTCCACCGGCATGAAGCACACCAAGCTCATGCTCGGTGACGGCACCGAGGTCGTGGGCGGCGTGAACCCGCGCAAGGCGGGTACCTCCGTGGACTTCGACGGCACCGAGGTACCGGTTTTCGGTACCGTCAAGGAGGCCATCGAGAAGACCGGCGCCAACGTCTCCGTCATCTTCGTGCCGGAGAAGTTCACCAAGGACGCGGTCGTCGAGGCCATCGACGCCGAGATCCCCCTGGCCGTCGTGATCACCGAGGGCATCGCCGTGCACGACACGGCCGCCTTCTGGGCCTACGCCGGCAAGAAGGGCAACAAGACCCGCATCATCGGCCCGAACTGCCCCGGCATCATCACCCCGGGTCAGTCGAACGTCGGCATCATCCCGGGCGACATCACGAAGCCGGGCCGCATCGGCCTGGTCTCGAAGTCCGGCACGCTGACGTACCAGATGATGTACGAGCTGCGTGACATCGGCTTCTCGACCGCCGTCGGCATCGGTGGCGACCCGATCATCGGCACCACGCACATCGACGCGCTCGCCGCGTTCGAGGCCGACCCCGACACCGACCTGATCGTCATGATCGGCGAGATCGGTGGCGACGCCGAGGAGCGGGCCGCGGACTTCATCGCGAAGAACGTGACCAAGCCGGTCGTCGGCTACGTCGCGGGCTTCACCGCGCCCGAGGGCAAGACCATGGGCCACGCCGGCGCCATCGTCTCCGGTTCGTCCGGCACCGCCCAGGCGAAGAAGGAGGCCCTCGAGGCCGCCGGTGTCAAGGTCGGCAAGACGCCGACCGAGACGGCGAAGCTGGCGCGCGAGATCCTCGGCGGCTGA